The Microbacterium phyllosphaerae region TCGCGATCAGGACGCCGCGCGCGCGGCGTAGCGACCGTCTTCGCTGCTGAGCACGATCGGCATACCGAACGTCTCGGTCAGCGTCTCGGCGGTCAGGGTCTCGGCGACCGGCCCCGCGGCGACGATGCGCCCCTCGCGCATGAGCAGCGCATGGGTGAAGCCGACCGGGATCTCCTCCACGTGATGCGTGACCATCAGCATCGCGGGCGTCGTCGGCGACGACGCGTAGCCGCTGAGCAGGGCGAGCAGTTCTTCCCGTGACCCGAGATCGAGCGACGCCGTCGGCTCGTCGAGGAGGAGCAGCTCGGGGTCGGTCATCACGGCGCGAGCGATCTGGACGCGCTTCTGCTCGCCGTCGCTCAGTGTCCCGAACGTGCGCTCGGCGAGGTGCTCGAGACGCCAGTCGCCGAGCACGCGCAGCGCGCGACGCTCATCGATGTCCTCGTAGTTCTCGTTCCATCGGCCGAGCACCGAGTATGCGGCGGTGAGGACGGTGTTGAGCACCGTCTCATCACGCGGCACGCGCTTCGCCATCGCGGAGGACGCGAAGCCGATGCGCGGCCGCACCTCGAACACGTCGGTGCGGCCCACGGTCTCCCCCAGCACGGTCACCGTTCCGGAGGTCGGGTGCATGAGCGTGTCGGCCAACTGCAGCAGGGTCGTCTTTCCCGCGCCGTTCGGGCCCAGGATCACCCATCGCTGATCGTCGTCGACCTGCCAGGTCACGTGATCGATGATGTTGCGGCCCTCGCGGCGCACGACGACGTCGGTGAATTCCAGAGCGCTCGACATGCTCCCAGCCTATCGGCTCAGGACGTCAGCTCCGCGTACAGCGCGCGCGTGGTGTCGGCGATCGCACCCCAGCTGAACTCGTCGCGGGCGCGCTCCCGACCGGCCTCGCCGTATGCCCGTGCGCGCTCCGGATCGGAGGTCACCTCGGTGAGCACGTCGGCGAGATCGGCGATGTACCGCTCCGGGTCCACGGGGGTTCCCGTGCCGTCCTGCAGCTGCTCGATCGACACGAGTCGCCCGGTGACGCCGTCGGCGACGACCTCGGGGATGCCCCCGGTCGCCGTGCCGACGACCGCTGCCCCGCATGCCATCGCCTCGAGGTTCACGATGCCCAGCGGCTCGTAGACAGACGGGCAGACGAAGGTCGTCGCGGCCGTGAGGATCGCCGAGAGCTCGTCGCGCGGCAGCATCCGCTCGATCCAGACGACACCGTCGCGGGTCTGCTGCAGGAGCTTCACGCCCTCCTGCACCTCGGCCATGATCTCGGGAGTGTCCGGGGCGCCGGCACAGAGGATCAGCTGCACCTCAGGGGGCAGCAGACGAGCGGCCTGCAGCAGGTAGGGCAGGCCCTTCTGCCGGGTGATACGCCCGACGAAGACGACGGACGGTCGGGCCGGGTCGATCCCGACGGATTCGAGGAAGGCGGGGTTCTGCACCGGCCGCCACCGTTCGACATCGATCCCGTTGTGGATCACGCGCACCTTGGCCGGGTCGACCGACGGGTAGCTGCGCAGGATGTCGGCGCGCATGCCCGCGCTCACCGCGATGACCGCCGCCGCATTCTCGTAGGCGAGCTTCTCGATGCCGCTCGACACCGCGTATCCACCGCCGAGCTGCTCGGCCTTCCACGGGCGCAGCGGCTCGAGGCTGTGCGCGGTGAGCACGTGCGGGATCCCGTGCAGTTGGGAGGCGATGTGCCCGGCGAAGTTCGCGTACCAGGTGTGGCTGTGCACGAGGTCGGCGTCGGAGATGGCCGAGACGATCTCGAGATCCGTGCCTAGCGTCTGCAGAGCGGCGTTCGCGGAGGCGAGTTCCGAGGGCGTCCGATACGCGAAAGTACCCGCCTCATCACGCGGAGAACCGAAGGCTCTAACCTGTACATCGATATTCTGCCGCAGGGCCGTGACGAGCTCGGCGACGTGGACGCCCGCACCTCCGTAGATCTCCGGCGGGTATTCCTTCGTGATCATCTCGACGCGCATGTCTAGACGGTAGTGACTCACTTGTCCAGATGCTAGTTCGCCGGGCCGATTCGCCTCTATGGTGGGTGCATGTCCGCACCAAAGAAGATCTTCGGCATCATCCTCGCCGGCGGCGAGGGAAAGCGTCTCATGCCCCTCACGGCTGATCGCGCGAAACCTGCAGTGCCCTTCGGCGGACAGTACCGATTGATCGATTTCGCGATCTCGAACCTCATAAATTCGGGGCTTCGTCAGGTCGTCGTCCTCACGCAGTACAAGTCGCACAGCCTCGACCGGCACATCTCGCAGACGTGGCGCATGTCAGCACTGCTCGACTCGTACGTCACATCGGTGCCCGCGCAGCAGCGACTCGGCAAGCGCTGGTTCTCCGGCTCCGCCGACGCGATCCTCCAGAGCCTCAACCTGATCAACGACGAGAAGCCCGACATCGTGGTCGTGATCGGCGCCGATCACGTGTACCGCATGGACTTCCGTCAGATGCTCGAGGCGCACATCGAGTCCGGCGCCAAAGCCACCGTCGCCGGCATCCGCCAGCCCCTCTCGATGGCGTCGCAGTTCGGCGTGATCGATGCAGACACCGAGACCGGACGCATCAAGCAGTTCCTCGAGAAGCCGACCGACATCGCCGGCCTCGAGGACTCCCCGCACGAGGTGCTCGCCTCGATGGGCAACTACATCTTCGACGCCGACGCTCTGATCGCCGCCGTCGAGGCCGACGGCGAATCGCCGACCTCCGGCCACGACATGGGTGGCGACATCGTGCCGTACTTCGTCGACCGCGGTGAGGCCGGCTACTACGACATGAAGCAGAACGATGTCCCGGGTTCCTCTCCCCGCGATCGTTCGTACTGGCGCGACGTGGGTACCATCGACTCGTTCTTCGACGCCCACATGGATCTGATCTCGACGCTGCCGATCTTCAACCTCTACAACATGGAGTGGCCGATCCATTCGCAGGCCGTGAACTCGCCGCCCGCGAAGTTCGTGCGCGACTCGGTGGGCCGCATCGGCAACGCGATCGACTCGATCGTGTCACTCGGGTCCGTGCTGTCGGGAACACATCTCGAACGCAGCGTCGTCGGGCCGTGGACCCTCGCGGGCGGCGGCTCCACGATCACCGACTCCGTCGTCTTCGACGGGGTGCGGGTCGGAGCGGGTTCTCGAGTGCATCGCGCGATCCTCGACAAGAACGTGGTCCTCGCCGACGGCGCGACCGTGGGCGTCGACCGAGAGCGCGATCTCGCCCGGGGGTTCACCGTGACGGAGTCGGGCATCACCGTGGTCGGCAAGGGCCTGTTCATCGAACGGTGACCGGGTCATCGGAGTCCCGCACCGCACGTCGACGAGCGCAGCTGTCGATACGCTGGGGAGCGTGACTGCTGCGCGCTTCCTCGTCGTCCTCGATGCTGATTCCACACTCATCCGCAATGAGGTGATCGAACTCATCGCCGACGAAGCTGGGCGTCGCGACGAAGTGCAGGCAGCCACGGAGGCCGCGATGCGCGGCGAGATCGACTTCGCGACGAGTCTGCGGTCGCGGGTCGCAGCCCTCGAGGGCGTGCCGGTGTCGGGTTTCGCCCGGGTGCTCACCCGCATCGAGCCGACGCCCGGCGTCCATGAGCTGACGGCCGCCGTCCATGAACGCGGTGGTGTCGTCGGTGTCGTGTCCGGCGGCTTCCACGAGATCCTCGACGACGTCGCCCCCGGGCTCGGCGTGGACCGCTGGCGCGCGAACCGCCTGGAGGTCACCGACGGCGCGCTCTCTGGTCGGGTCGACGGCGAGATCGTCGATGCTGCTGCCAAGGCCGCATCGCTGCTCGCCTGGGCGGACGAGCTCGGAGTGCCGCGCCACGCGACGATCGCGATCGGCGACGGAGCCAACGACCTGAGGATGATGTCTGTCGCCGGGCTCGGAGTCGCGTTCAACGCGAAGCCTGCCGTGCGCGCGGCCGCAAGCCTGGTCGTCGGCCCGCAGAACCTGTCCGAGGTCATCGCCCTGCTGCCGTAGCGGATGTCCGAAGCCCGGTCTATCGTCGGGCCATGGACATCATCCTCATCCCGGGCCTCTGGCTCGATGCCTCGAGCTGGAACGACGTCACGACCGAACTCGAGCGCGCCGGTCACACGGTTCATCCGCTCACGATGCCGGGCGTCGGGGTACCCGCGTCGGAATCGTCCGAGATCGGCATCTCGGAGTGGGTCGATGCCGCCGTGGCCGCGGTCGATGCGGTCGGACGCCCCGTCGTGGTCGTCGGTCACAGCGGCGGAGGCAATGTCGCGTGGGGGGTCGCGGACGCACGCCCCGACGCCGTGGCCAGAGCGGTGTTCGTCGACACTGTGCCTCCGCCGTCGGGTTTCGGCATCAGCGAGTTCGAGGTCGTCGACGGCGTCGTGCCTTTTCCCGGCTGGGACTTCTTCCCCGCCGAAGACGTCGACGATCTCGACGAAGACACCCGCTCGCGCACCGCGCCCCTCGCACGAAGCGTGCCGGCCAAGGTGCCGACCGATGAGATCGCACTCGGTCCAGGGGCCCGGCATTCCGTCCCCGTGACGCTGCTCATGGGCGGCATGGACCGCGAGACCCTCGAGTCCGAGCTCGAGCAGTGGGGCCCGTACGCCGACGAGTTCCGGGCGATCGCTGACGCCGAGGTCGTGCGAATCGGCTCAGGTCACTGGCCGCAGTTCTCGATGCCGAGCCGGCTCGCCGAACTCATCGATGCGGCGGTCACCCGCCGCTGACGCAGCGAGTCGGCTCAGTGCCCCATTCCGAGTCCGCCGTCGACCGGGATGACGGCACCGGAGATGTATCCCGCGTCGTCGCCAGCGAGCCACGTGACGACACCCGCGACCTCGTCGGGAGTGGCGAAGCGTCCTGCCGGGATGTTCGCCTTGTACTGCTTCTGCGTCTCTTCGGGGAGCTCAGCCGTCATGTCCGTCTCGATGAAACCGGGGGCGACGACGTTCGCGGTGATGCCGCGGCCGCCGAGCTCGCGGGTGAGCGATCGCGCGAAGCCCACGAGTGCGCTCTTCGACGCCGAGTAGTTCACCTGCCCGGCCGAGCCGTAGAGACCGACGACGCTCGAGATCAGGATCACGCGGCCGAAGCGCGCGCGCAGCATCCCCTTCGATGCGCGCTTGACGACGCGGAAGGTGCCGCCGAGGTTGGTGGCCACGACGCTGTCGAAGTCATCCTCACTCATACGCAGGAGCAGCGTGTCCTTCGTGATGCCCGCATTGGCGACGACGATCTCCACGGGTCCGAGCTGCTGCTCGACCTCGGTGAACGCCGCATCGAGCGCAGCGGCATCGGTGACGTCTGCGCGCACCGTCAGGGTGCCCTCCGGACCTTCACCGCTGCGTGCGGTGACGGCGACGCGGTACCCGTCACGGACGAATCGTTCGGCGATCGCACGGCCGATGCCGCGGTTGCCTCCGGTGACGAGGACGACGCGAGAACTCATTTTCCACTCCTGATCTGGCCGGTGGGGGTCGGGCCGGGTCGTCATCGATCCTACCGATGATGCCGCGTGCGTCCCGCGACGTTTGACAGCGCCTTCCCGGACTGGGACGCTGAACCCGACGAAAGGGCACCACCGTGAGCGACAACAGCATCCCCACCTCTCCGGGCGCCGAACAGCCGGCGCCCCCGCCCGCGCCACCGCTCGCGCCCGCACCGCCCGCATATCCCCACCAGGCCGCCCCGGCGCAGCCGCCCCAGATCTACCCCGGCACCGCGCCCACGCAGCAGACCCAGGCATACCCCGGCGCCGCGCCGACGCAGGCGTACCCCGGCGCCGCGCCGACGTTCGCACCCGCACAGCAGCCCCATGGTGCACAGCCCTACAGCGCAACACCGGCTCAGCAGCCGTACGTGTCAGCACCCGCGCAGCAGCCCTACGGCGCGGCTGCCGTCCAGCCCTACGGCGCCGCCTCTCAGCAACCGCAGTACTCCGCGCCCGGTCAGCCCGGTGCCGGGTATCCCGCCTACGCCGCTCCGGTCTACCCCGCTCCGCGTCCGGCGAGCGGGCTCGCGATCACATCGCTGATCTGCGGCATCGCCGGGCTGGTCCTGTTCTGGGCGGTGATTCCCATGGTCGCGTCGATCGTCGCCGTGATCACCGGGCACATGGCTCTGCGCCAGACGAAGAACAACCCGGCCATCGGCGGCCGTGGTCTGGCCTTCGCCGGGCTCATCATGGGCTACATCATGGTCGCGGTCCTCGCCATCACGATCGTCATGACAGTCGTCAGCTTCGCGTTCTTCGGCGCCTTCACGCTGCCGTTCATCTTCTCGTCCTGACAGGTCGCGGGGCACCCCGGCGCCCCCTCACCGGCGTAGGCTTGTCTCATCGTGAAGAGCAAACCGCTGGTTCCTGCTGTCACCTCGCTGCCGCAGTCGCCGCAGGCCGAGGCTGATCACCGTGTCCGCCGGTACGCACTGACGATGACGATCCGCATCGTGTGCTTCGCACTCATGATGTTCGTCCAGCCCTATGGCTGGTACACCTGGGTCTTCGCACTCGCCGCCGCCGTCCTGCCGTACATCGCCGTGGTCTTCGCGAACGCGGGCAGCGACAGCACGGAGACGACCGCGGAGTCGCCGGTGCAGCAGATCGAGGCTCCGATCGCCACGACCCCGACGCCCGTCGAGACGATCACGGATCCCGGGATCATCACCATCCACGAGAGCCGCCAGGATCGCGAGTGAGTGGACTGGAGTGCTCGCGGGCCGGATGCCGGTCCGCGGCGACCATGCAGGTGGTGTGGCGCAATCCGCGCATCCACGCGGCTGACCGCGAGAAGGTCTGGCTCGCGTGCGATGAGCATGTCGGTTTCCTCCGCGACTATCTGGCAGCGAGAGACTTCCCCGTGACAGTGAGAGATGGTGTCCCCTCATGAGTGCCCGGATGGGTCGTTGGACCGTGTACGTGCTGATCGCGATCGGCTTCGCCATCGCCTGCGCTTTCCTGTCGCACTGGCAGTTCGATCGGAATGAGAACCGATCGGAGCAGATCGCACTCGTCGAGAAGAACTACGACGCGGATGCCGTGCCGCTCGCAGAGCTCATCGGCACCGATGGCGAACTCGACCCCGGCGACGTGTGGCATCCGGTGGTGCTCACCGGGGAGTACCTCGACGACGAGCAGCTGCTGGTGCGCAACCGACCGCATGGCGGCACGAGCGCGTTCGAAGTGCTGGTGCCGTTCCGCGACGTCGACGGTCGCGTGTTCATCGTCGACCGCGGGTGGGTGCCTCCGGGTGACGGCGATGCCCCCGATGCGGTGCCGGCTCCCCCGAGCGGCGAGGTCGAGGTCATCGTCCGGCTGCGCCCGGGTGAGCAGCTCCCGGCGTCCGGGCGAGGCGCCCCTGAGGGCCAGGTGCCCACGATCAACCTGCCTTCGATCGCCGAGCTGGTCGGCGGCGATGTCATCACGAGCGCGTACGGACAGATCGTCAGCGAGAATCCTGCCGGCGAAGGGACACTGGGCGGGTTCGACTCACCCACCGATGATCCGGGCCCGCATCTCTCGTATGCGATCCAGTGGATCCTGTTCGCGCTGATGGGCTTCGTGTTCATCGGCTACATCATCCGGACCGAGATCGTGAAGCACCGCGAAGAGGTCGAGGGCATCCCCACGCCGGTGAAGAAGTCTCGGCGGCGCGACCGGGATGCCGATGTCGAAGACGAGCTCCTCGACGCCCGCTGACGCGAATCAGACGGAGCGGATCCCGCTCAGTCCGCCCACGGCACCGCCGATGGTCGTTCGAGACCACTCCGCTCCGGCGGCCTCATAGATGACGCGCGTGTGTCGCCGGTCTCTCGAGCCCTGCCAGAACTCGATGCGGGTGGGGACGATCCGCCACAGCACCCAGTCACCGTCGGCGATGTCCGCCTGCGCTGACGCGGAACGCGCGGCGAGGTCGGCGGCACTCTCCTCGGCCGTCGCTTCCTCCACTCGCCCGCGCACCCGCACAGCCCGCACCTGCGGCTGCCACCAGAAGTTCAGCGCCGCGGCAGGGGCGGCGGCGAGCTGGGCACCCTTGCGCGACGATCTGGTACTCGCGAACGCCCACCCCCGGTCATCGATCCGCTTCAGGATGAGGGTGCGCGCGTCCGGGATCCCGTCGGCGTCCACGGTCGCGAGGGTGACGGTGTGCGGCTCGGCCACACCGGCATCCGAGGCGGCCCGCAACCATTCGGCGAAGAGCGCGCTCGGGTCATCCGGCAGCACATCGAGATCCCACTCCGGAGCTGTTCCGGTGAGGGCATGCCTGCCCCTCAGCCAGTCGTTGAGCGAGAGGAGGTGCGAGTCGAGTTCGTGTGTCACGCTCTCGACTATGCCACCGACCGCGGACGACGCAGGTCAGGCGAGCTCGATCAGGTCCTGGTAGTCCTGGCTCCAGATGTCCTCGACGCCATCCGGGAGGATCAGCACGCGCTCGGGGTTGAGCGACTGCACCGCCCCGGGGTCGTGCGAGACGAGCACGACGGCACCCTCGTAGTGGGCGAGCGCGCCGAGGATCTCCTCGCGCGACGCGGGGTCGAGGTTGTTGGTCGGCTCGTCGAGCAGCAGAAGGTTGGCGGATGACACGACCAGCGTCGCGAGCGACAGGCGCGTCTTCTCTCCACCGGAGAGGACTCCGGCAGGCTTCAGCACGTCATCCCCGGTGAAGAGGAACGAGCCGAGCACCTTGCGCGCTTCCATCTCGGTGATGTGCGGAGCCGCCGACACCATGTTCTCGAGCACCGAGCGGTTCACGTCGAGGTTCTCGTGCTCCTGCGCGTAGTAGCCGACCTTGAGCCCGTGGCCGGGCTCCAGCTGTCCGGTGTCGGGCTTGTCGACCCCCGCGAGCATCCGCAGCAGCGTCGTCTTGCCGGCACCGTTGAGTCCGAGAACGACGACCTTCGAACCGCGGTCGATCGCGAGGTCGACGTCGGTGAAGATCTCGAGCGAGCCGTACGACTTCGAGAGTCCGGTCGCCATCATCGGCGTCTTCCCGCACGGAGCAGGCTTCGGGAAGCGCAGCTTCGCGACCCGGTCTTCCTGGCGGACGTCATCGAGCCCGGCGAGCAGCTTCTCGGCACGAGCGATCATCTGGTGAGCGGCCGCAGCCTTCGACGCCTTCGCCCCGAAGCGGGCCGCCTGCAGCTGCAGTGTGGTGGCCTTCTTCTCGGCGTTGGCGCGCTCTTTCTTGCGACGCTCCTCGTCGGCCACCCGCTGACGCAGGTAGTTCTTCCAGTTCATGTTGTACGTGTCGATGACCTGGCGGTTCGCATCGAGGTAGAACACGCGGTTGACGGTCTCGCCGACGAGCTCGACGTCGTGGCTGATCACGATCAGCCCGCCCTTGTAGTTCTTGAGGAACTCACGCAGCCACACCACGCTGTCGGCGTCGAGGTGGTTGGTCGGCTCGTCGAGGATCATCGTCTCGGCGTCGGAGAACAGGATACGGGCCAGCTCGATGCGGCGGCGCTGGCCACCGGACAGCGTCGACAGCGGCTGGTCGAGGATGCGGTCGGGCAGCGAAAGGTTGTTCGCGATGGATGCGGCCTCGGCCTCGGCCGCGTATCCCCCCTGCGCCTCGAACTGCTCGGTGAGGCGCGCGTAGCGCTTCATGGCCTTGTCGGCCACAGCAGGGTCGTCCGACCCCATCGCCATCGACGCCTCGGTCATCCCCAGGTTGAGCTGACCGAGCCCACGCGCGTCGAGGATGCGCGTGCGCGCCAGGTCTTCGGGGTTGCCCGAACGAGGGTCCTGCGGCAGATAGCCGAGCTCTCCCGAACGGGTCACGTTCCCGCCCGACGGGAGGACATCACCGGCCAGCACCTTGGTGAGCGTGGTCTTGCCTGCACCGTTGCGGCCGACGAGACCGATCTTGTCTCCGTCGCTCACACGGAACGACACGTTCTCCATAAGGAGGCGTGCGCCCACGCGGATCTCGAGTTCGTGCACGGCAAGCACAGCGGGATGTCCGTTCGTTCAAGGGGAATCGGCCGAGCGGCCAAACTCCCAGTATAGATCGCTCGGCTGGGTGTTCAGTCGAAGTAGAGATGGTGGTGCGTCCGGCATCCCGGATTGA contains the following coding sequences:
- a CDS encoding DUF3099 domain-containing protein; amino-acid sequence: MKSKPLVPAVTSLPQSPQAEADHRVRRYALTMTIRIVCFALMMFVQPYGWYTWVFALAAAVLPYIAVVFANAGSDSTETTAESPVQQIEAPIATTPTPVETITDPGIITIHESRQDRE
- the glgA gene encoding glycogen synthase; amino-acid sequence: MRVEMITKEYPPEIYGGAGVHVAELVTALRQNIDVQVRAFGSPRDEAGTFAYRTPSELASANAALQTLGTDLEIVSAISDADLVHSHTWYANFAGHIASQLHGIPHVLTAHSLEPLRPWKAEQLGGGYAVSSGIEKLAYENAAAVIAVSAGMRADILRSYPSVDPAKVRVIHNGIDVERWRPVQNPAFLESVGIDPARPSVVFVGRITRQKGLPYLLQAARLLPPEVQLILCAGAPDTPEIMAEVQEGVKLLQQTRDGVVWIERMLPRDELSAILTAATTFVCPSVYEPLGIVNLEAMACGAAVVGTATGGIPEVVADGVTGRLVSIEQLQDGTGTPVDPERYIADLADVLTEVTSDPERARAYGEAGRERARDEFSWGAIADTTRALYAELTS
- a CDS encoding pyridoxamine 5'-phosphate oxidase family protein — protein: MTHELDSHLLSLNDWLRGRHALTGTAPEWDLDVLPDDPSALFAEWLRAASDAGVAEPHTVTLATVDADGIPDARTLILKRIDDRGWAFASTRSSRKGAQLAAAPAAALNFWWQPQVRAVRVRGRVEEATAEESAADLAARSASAQADIADGDWVLWRIVPTRIEFWQGSRDRRHTRVIYEAAGAEWSRTTIGGAVGGLSGIRSV
- a CDS encoding beta-ketoacyl-ACP reductase, giving the protein MSSRVVLVTGGNRGIGRAIAERFVRDGYRVAVTARSGEGPEGTLTVRADVTDAAALDAAFTEVEQQLGPVEIVVANAGITKDTLLLRMSEDDFDSVVATNLGGTFRVVKRASKGMLRARFGRVILISSVVGLYGSAGQVNYSASKSALVGFARSLTRELGGRGITANVVAPGFIETDMTAELPEETQKQYKANIPAGRFATPDEVAGVVTWLAGDDAGYISGAVIPVDGGLGMGH
- the serB gene encoding phosphoserine phosphatase SerB codes for the protein MTAARFLVVLDADSTLIRNEVIELIADEAGRRDEVQAATEAAMRGEIDFATSLRSRVAALEGVPVSGFARVLTRIEPTPGVHELTAAVHERGGVVGVVSGGFHEILDDVAPGLGVDRWRANRLEVTDGALSGRVDGEIVDAAAKAASLLAWADELGVPRHATIAIGDGANDLRMMSVAGLGVAFNAKPAVRAAASLVVGPQNLSEVIALLP
- a CDS encoding ABC-F family ATP-binding cassette domain-containing protein, whose product is MLAVHELEIRVGARLLMENVSFRVSDGDKIGLVGRNGAGKTTLTKVLAGDVLPSGGNVTRSGELGYLPQDPRSGNPEDLARTRILDARGLGQLNLGMTEASMAMGSDDPAVADKAMKRYARLTEQFEAQGGYAAEAEAASIANNLSLPDRILDQPLSTLSGGQRRRIELARILFSDAETMILDEPTNHLDADSVVWLREFLKNYKGGLIVISHDVELVGETVNRVFYLDANRQVIDTYNMNWKNYLRQRVADEERRKKERANAEKKATTLQLQAARFGAKASKAAAAHQMIARAEKLLAGLDDVRQEDRVAKLRFPKPAPCGKTPMMATGLSKSYGSLEIFTDVDLAIDRGSKVVVLGLNGAGKTTLLRMLAGVDKPDTGQLEPGHGLKVGYYAQEHENLDVNRSVLENMVSAAPHITEMEARKVLGSFLFTGDDVLKPAGVLSGGEKTRLSLATLVVSSANLLLLDEPTNNLDPASREEILGALAHYEGAVVLVSHDPGAVQSLNPERVLILPDGVEDIWSQDYQDLIELA
- a CDS encoding SURF1 family cytochrome oxidase biogenesis protein, which translates into the protein MSARMGRWTVYVLIAIGFAIACAFLSHWQFDRNENRSEQIALVEKNYDADAVPLAELIGTDGELDPGDVWHPVVLTGEYLDDEQLLVRNRPHGGTSAFEVLVPFRDVDGRVFIVDRGWVPPGDGDAPDAVPAPPSGEVEVIVRLRPGEQLPASGRGAPEGQVPTINLPSIAELVGGDVITSAYGQIVSENPAGEGTLGGFDSPTDDPGPHLSYAIQWILFALMGFVFIGYIIRTEIVKHREEVEGIPTPVKKSRRRDRDADVEDELLDAR
- a CDS encoding ABC transporter ATP-binding protein, encoding MSSALEFTDVVVRREGRNIIDHVTWQVDDDQRWVILGPNGAGKTTLLQLADTLMHPTSGTVTVLGETVGRTDVFEVRPRIGFASSAMAKRVPRDETVLNTVLTAAYSVLGRWNENYEDIDERRALRVLGDWRLEHLAERTFGTLSDGEQKRVQIARAVMTDPELLLLDEPTASLDLGSREELLALLSGYASSPTTPAMLMVTHHVEEIPVGFTHALLMREGRIVAAGPVAETLTAETLTETFGMPIVLSSEDGRYAARAAS
- the glgC gene encoding glucose-1-phosphate adenylyltransferase, coding for MSAPKKIFGIILAGGEGKRLMPLTADRAKPAVPFGGQYRLIDFAISNLINSGLRQVVVLTQYKSHSLDRHISQTWRMSALLDSYVTSVPAQQRLGKRWFSGSADAILQSLNLINDEKPDIVVVIGADHVYRMDFRQMLEAHIESGAKATVAGIRQPLSMASQFGVIDADTETGRIKQFLEKPTDIAGLEDSPHEVLASMGNYIFDADALIAAVEADGESPTSGHDMGGDIVPYFVDRGEAGYYDMKQNDVPGSSPRDRSYWRDVGTIDSFFDAHMDLISTLPIFNLYNMEWPIHSQAVNSPPAKFVRDSVGRIGNAIDSIVSLGSVLSGTHLERSVVGPWTLAGGGSTITDSVVFDGVRVGAGSRVHRAILDKNVVLADGATVGVDRERDLARGFTVTESGITVVGKGLFIER
- a CDS encoding alpha/beta fold hydrolase translates to MDIILIPGLWLDASSWNDVTTELERAGHTVHPLTMPGVGVPASESSEIGISEWVDAAVAAVDAVGRPVVVVGHSGGGNVAWGVADARPDAVARAVFVDTVPPPSGFGISEFEVVDGVVPFPGWDFFPAEDVDDLDEDTRSRTAPLARSVPAKVPTDEIALGPGARHSVPVTLLMGGMDRETLESELEQWGPYADEFRAIADAEVVRIGSGHWPQFSMPSRLAELIDAAVTRR
- a CDS encoding DUF4190 domain-containing protein; this encodes MSDNSIPTSPGAEQPAPPPAPPLAPAPPAYPHQAAPAQPPQIYPGTAPTQQTQAYPGAAPTQAYPGAAPTFAPAQQPHGAQPYSATPAQQPYVSAPAQQPYGAAAVQPYGAASQQPQYSAPGQPGAGYPAYAAPVYPAPRPASGLAITSLICGIAGLVLFWAVIPMVASIVAVITGHMALRQTKNNPAIGGRGLAFAGLIMGYIMVAVLAITIVMTVVSFAFFGAFTLPFIFSS